Proteins from one Ricinus communis isolate WT05 ecotype wild-type chromosome 9, ASM1957865v1, whole genome shotgun sequence genomic window:
- the LOC8260306 gene encoding LOW QUALITY PROTEIN: xyloglucan endotransglucosylase protein 1 (The sequence of the model RefSeq protein was modified relative to this genomic sequence to represent the inferred CDS: substituted 2 bases at 2 genomic stop codons), with protein sequence MASFLTCTRGSALSLIISLTISSLIGAFASDFNQDFDITWGDGRAKTLNNGQLLTLNLDKASGSGFQSKNKYLLGKIDMQLKLVPSNSAGTVTAYYLSLKGSTWDEIDFEFLGNLSGVPYILHTNVFSKGKGNREQQFYLWFDATADFHTYSILWNPQRVIFSVDGTPIRVFKNMESIGVPFPKNQPMRIYSILWNADDWATIGGLVKTDWSQAPFAAIYSSXLGVNXLSAADCINFIL encoded by the exons ATGGCTTCTTTTCTTACTTGCACAAGAGGTTCAGCACTCTCATTGATCATCTCTCTTACAATTAGCTCATTAATTGGTGCATTTGCTAGTGACTTCAACCAAGACTTTGATATCACTTGGGGAGATGGTCGTGCTAAGACACTCAACAATGGCCAGCTTCTTACCCTCAACCTTGACAAAGCTTCTGGCTCTGGATTTCAGTCGAAGAATAAGTATCTTTTAGGAAAGATTGATATGCAGCTCAAGCTTGTCCCTAGCAACTCTGCTGGCACTGTCACTGCCTACTAT TTATCCTTGAAAGGGTCCACGTGGGATGAGATAGACTTTGAGTTCTTGGGAAATCTGAGTGGTGTACCTTACATTCTTCACACTAATGTGTTTAGCAAAGGCAAAGGTAACAGAGAGCAACAATTCTATCTGTGGTTTGACGCAACTGCAGATTTCCACACCTATTCCATCCTTTGGAATCCTCAGCGTGTCAT CTTTTCTGTTGATGGGACTCCTATTAGAGTGTTCAAGAACATGGAGAGCATTGGTGTTCCATTCCCAAAGAATCAACCAATGAGGATTTACTCTATTCTATGGAATGCTGATGACTGGGCTACAATAGGTGGACTTGTCAAGACAGATTGGAGTCAAGCTCCATTCGCTGCTATCTATAGCAGCTGATTGGGAGTAAATTAGCTATCAGCAGCTGATTGTatcaactttattttatag
- the LOC125371175 gene encoding uncharacterized mitochondrial protein AtMg00810-like, which yields MEVTRSKKGIVVSQWKYILDLLKETRMSGCKPSETPIEANSRLGDVKNGVPIDIGRYQRLAGKLIYLSHTRSDIAFTGSLVSQFMHSPYEEHLEAVYQILHYLKSSIIDRRSTSGYCTFVWGNLVTWRSKKHNVVARSSAEA from the exons ATGGAAGTGACAAGGTCAAAGAAAGGCATTGTTGTCTCACAATGGAAGTATATTCTAGATCTCTTGAAAGAAACTAGAATGAGTGGTTGTAAACCTTCTGAAACTCCAATTGAGGCTAATTCTAGACTTGGGGACGTAAAGAATGGTGTTCCAATAGACATAGGAAGATATCAGAGGTTGGCTGGAAAACTGATTTATTTATCACATACTCGTTCAGACATTGCTTTCACTGGAAGCTTAGTAAGTCAGTTTATGCATTCTCCATATGAAGAACATCTTGAAGCTGTATATCAGATTCTTCATTATTTGAAAA GTTCAATCATTGATAGAAGGTCAACTTCTGGATACTGCACATTTGTTTGGGGTAATTTAGTCACATGGAGAAGTAAAAAGCATAATGTAGTTGCTAGAAGTAGTGCTGAGGCATAA